The Cryptococcus gattii WM276 chromosome D, complete sequence region AACGTTTTTGTTCGTAAGAGCCATGCAAAAAAGATGATATGTTGGGAAATCATGCGAGATGATTAATCGAGCAAGGGAGAATGGAAACCGATTTATTTGAGCAGCTCCTTGATAGCATGTTGAGCATAGGCGGAGTTAGTCTTGGATTGCTTAGAAGCGTTCCTGCTCCTGCCACTGGTGATGGCCTCTTGAATCCAGTTTTGTGTGATTTGGTCCTTGATATTGTTCTTGAATGCGCTGGCAAAGTCACCGATGAGACCGAGAGAGGCACTGCAGAAGCCTTCGGAGCGGTCCTCGTCGGCCCAACAGGTttgaaggaaagaaaggaTACCAGGAGCGTAGGGGAGCATGATGCCAGCTACATCAAAGTCAGTTTTTTATTTCTACAAAAGGAAATAAAATCGACTCACCCTCAGAGTCCTTGAAACCGTTCATGATACCAATAAAGGCATCAACAATAGACTCCCTCATAGTCTGCACAAAGTCCATCATAGCCTCATCACCAGCGGGCGCAGAAGTGGACCCAGCTTGAGAAAGGATAGCCATGGTCGCTTCAAGGAAGGGCTTGAAGCCTGATCCGATAGCCAGAGCCACTTCACCGATGGCGGAGATAGCGTGAGGTTTAACCTGCCTGGCAACAATGGGAGATCGAAGGAGCTCAATGAGGGAAGACATGAGAGATTCGGCGTAAGGTTGGAGGCCTTCGTTAATGGATCGGGCAATGTCGGAGGTGATGAAAACACCAGCCTGAGCGACTGAGTAGTCTTCGTGAGAACCAAGGGCAGTAATAATATAAGGAGCAAAGGCCTCCATGTACTTGTTGAAACCAGCTTCAAGGGCGGAGGCAAGACCACCAATAGTGGAAAACGCTTCTTCGAGTACACCAGACTGCTTGCCAGAGGCAGAAATGAGCTGTATGAGGTTGGTCATAATCCTGTCAGCGAAAGGAGCGGCCAAAGCAGGTGATCGGCGGATGAAGGCGGCAATGACAACACAGTTGTTAATCTGCATGTCATTCCAGTTGTTTCGGTCATCCATACCAACAAGCTGGTTGTGCATAGCCATAAGGGCTTCCTGACGAGCGATGAAGGCGACAGAAACCTCCTGAACGACGGGAAGGGTGTCGTTggcagagaaggagaggaaggtgGCGATAGTCTGGACAGCTGCGCTTCTGCTGTTGGACTGGTTGCTGGCTCGCTCTGCAATGGGCATCAACTCCTTAAGGATACCAGAATAGTACTCGGACATGACGGTAGTTTGAACTTCTTCGGTAAGAAGCTCAGGAGGTTGAGAGATTTGCATGACAAGGTTGTTGAGGGCAGCACAACAGCTGTTACAAGTTCGAGGAGAGGCGTTGAGCCCCATGACAAGGGCTGTGATAAAGTTGCGGAGATGAACACTAGGGTCAATGACCTCGAGCATAGTCTCGGTGATCTTGCTCAGTGTCCATGCAACAGTGTCTCGGACCTGCAAGCTAGGATCGGATTGCATCATGCTGATAAGGGCGCCAAGAGCCTGGGTAACGAGGGGAGCGAGAGTCATAGGGTCAGGACCGTCAAGAATGGAGCCAAACGCCATGACAGCAGCCTCTCGGTGCTGCCAGTCTTGTCGGGTGATACCAGCCTCGACGAAGGGAACAACGGGGCCAACGATCTCATCACCGATATTCTGGGCCAAAAGCTGCAGACAGGCAGCAGCGGCCATAGATTTTGTCCAatcatcttcgtcatcatcctcatTTTGCTGAGAAAGGAGTTCGAGGAGAACGGGAAGGATGTCATTGAGAGCAGCCTTGGCAAAGCCCTTGGACTCAATTTCAGGGCGGTCGCCATATTGCAAAGCCTATGGGGAATCAGTACAAAAGAAAAATGGAATCAAAAATGACTCACGTCTTGGGCCTGAGCGGTCAACTCGATCTCCTCTTCACAGACGGTACTCCAGAATTCGATGGCTTGGAGGGCAACGGGTTCTTCGGCATGTTTCATACCCATGATAGTAAGCTAAGATACAGTCAGCCTTGAACAATTAAAATACCGATGCAAGACGTACACCAAAGAGGGCGCGCTCCATATAAAAGTCCATCTTTTCGTAGTACAAGTGCATAATCTGCACGAGACA contains the following coding sequences:
- a CDS encoding Importin beta-1 subunit (Karyopherin beta-1 subunit) (Importin 95) (Similar to TIGR gene model, INSD accession AAW43111.1), with the translated sequence MNAAQLLQDSLSPNQAARESATQQLEAAARDNFHGYLHTLATELANESQSLDVRYAAGLAFKNGIAARDAINQPVLSERWLALPESATNPLKHLSLSTLGSPQHRAGAVAAQCVSAIAAIELPVGKWPELIPQLLEFVQNQDNTGLRVNTLQAVGYICEVIRPDILAAKSNEILTAVVQGARKEEPSHEVQHAAIQALYNSLEFIRDNFEREGERNYIMQVVCEATQSPSVPVQVGAFECLVQIMHLYYEKMDFYMERALFGLTIMGMKHAEEPVALQAIEFWSTVCEEEIELTAQAQDALQYGDRPEIESKGFAKAALNDILPVLLELLSQQNEDDDEDDWTKSMAAAACLQLLAQNIGDEIVGPVVPFVEAGITRQDWQHREAAVMAFGSILDGPDPMTLAPLVTQALGALISMMQSDPSLQVRDTVAWTLSKITETMLEVIDPSVHLRNFITALVMGLNASPRTCNSCCAALNNLVMQISQPPELLTEEVQTTVMSEYYSGILKELMPIAERASNQSNSRSAAVQTIATFLSFSANDTLPVVQEVSVAFIARQEALMAMHNQLVGMDDRNNWNDMQINNCVVIAAFIRRSPALAAPFADRIMTNLIQLISASGKQSGVLEEAFSTIGGLASALEAGFNKYMEAFAPYIITALGSHEDYSVAQAGVFITSDIARSINEGLQPYAESLMSSLIELLRSPIVARQVKPHAISAIGEVALAIGSGFKPFLEATMAILSQAGSTSAPAGDEAMMDFVQTMRESIVDAFIGIMNGFKDSEAGIMLPYAPGILSFLQTCWADEDRSEGFCSASLGLIGDFASAFKNNIKDQITQNWIQEAITSGRSRNASKQSKTNSAYAQHAIKELLK